The Paenibacillus polymyxa M1 DNA segment GAATAATAGCTTCATCTCGATCTTCGCCTTCTTTTCGAAGCTGAATAATGAAATCAATCATGACAATTGCATTATTTACAACCAAGCCAACGAGCATGATGTAACCGGTAAAAGCCGAAACACTGAGGCTCGCTCCCGTTACCACTAGGCCGATAAGTACACCAATTAACGTAGGCGGAATCGAAAACATAATAACAAACGGTGTGAGCAGAGATTCAAACTGTCCTGCCATAACCATATAAATCAGAACTACAGATAGCAGAATAGCTATCCCTAAGTTTATAAAAGACTCCATCATTTGTTCAGATTGCCCGCCACCCGTATCTGCACTATAGCCTTCTGGGAAGTGAGTACTCTTCAAAAGAGCATCTATTTTCTGTTTGACGGTTAGAATGTCCCCTGATCCATCAATGTCAGCAGAAATCTGTACTTGACGTGTCTGATCTTCACGGGTGACACTATCCGGTACAGCGCGTTTATCAATACTTGCTACCGAAGATAAAGGCACATCAATCCCTTGTGAAGTGGTAATACGTAATGCTTTCAAATAGGACCAGTCATGTCGATCCTGCTCAGGCAGAGATATTTTCACATCGATTTGATCATCACCTGTGCGATAGCTTGTTGCAACAGATCCATTAAAGGAAGTATTTACAGCAGATAAAATTTGGGTTGCTGATAAGCCATATTGACTAGCAAGTTCTCGATTAACGGTAATCTCATATTCTTCGCGAACCGCATTCAAAGAACTTTTTACATTGACCGTTCCCGGTATGCTCTTTACGCCGGCAACGAGATTGTCGGAAAGTTCCCTCAAGACGTCCATATCATCGCCTTTTAGGTTAATATTAACCGCCGCTCCAGTCGAAAGGCCTGTTGCAGACTCCAGTGTAATCTCTGCATCCGGAATACTATCGAATTTCTTGCGAAGGCCTTCAACTACAGCGTCTGTTGGCTGATGCCCATCCTTCAGCGCAACACTTAGTTGTGCCGAATTGGATGGAGTTGCCCCTGAATAACCAGAAAGACCACCAGCACCAACAGTCACTGTCATTTTGTCCAGATCAGGAACTTTCAGAATTTCTTTTTCTATACCTTGAACAACTCTTTCAGTCTCCTCTAAAACTGTTCCGTTAGGAAGTTTCAGTTTCACTGAGAATTCCCCAGTGTCGGATTCAGGAATAAATTCAGCCTTAACCATAGAAATCAGAGACCCAGCTGCCACAAACATTAATACAGTAATGATTAAAACAGATTTTCTATGATTAATTCCCCACTTCAGTACACGGCGATAGCCACCCTTAAATTTCTCAAATCCGATATTAAACCACACAATAGGGTTAATACCTTTATAGGTACCTGAAGAATATATGGATTCATCTGGTACAGTAGGCATCCAACGCGAGCCTAGCATTGGCACAATCATAAGGGATACCAGCAAGGCTGCTATATGGGAGAAAATAACAGTTAATGCCAACGGTTTAAACATAACTCCTGCAATTCCGTCAACAAAAACAACCGGTAAAAATACTACAATCTGTGCAAGTGCAGATGCCATAACCGCATTGCCCACTTGCTTGGAGCCATCAATTGCCCCTTGTAGCATACTTTTCCCTTCATGTCGCTGCCTAAAAATATTTTCAATGATAACAACGGCAAAGTCGACAAATGATCCTAACCCTAGAAGCAAACCGCTCAATGAAATAACATTAATGGTTTGTCCAGTGAAATACATCATCATAAACGTTGCTACG contains these protein-coding regions:
- a CDS encoding efflux RND transporter permease subunit, translating into MSQFSIRRPVTVFMLIVALLIGGGIFALRLPVEYMPDMKLPYAAVVTSIPNATPTEVEELVTKPIEKSLASIENVDTITSESSEGSSMVMIQFNWGVDMNQATLDMRDKVDTVRGSLPDTANSPRVLKVDLNATPVITLAFTGDQDINKLKPIAEDIIEPRLERIAGVAAANMSGGQERLVKITVDQAKLQSYGITLDQIRQALSANNVAGSAGSVYRGNTQIQLRVQGEYKAVSEMGETPIPVGKGSVKLKDIATVEDSVEEVTTISTYNGKPSINISVTKATGGNTLSIANSVKESLDSIRKDLPPGTQLEMVTDASKPIRDSVHSLIEHAILGLIIAAIVLLLFLNSIRSTIIAAIVIPISFVATFMMMYFTGQTINVISLSGLLLGLGSFVDFAVVIIENIFRQRHEGKSMLQGAIDGSKQVGNAVMASALAQIVVFLPVVFVDGIAGVMFKPLALTVIFSHIAALLVSLMIVPMLGSRWMPTVPDESIYSSGTYKGINPIVWFNIGFEKFKGGYRRVLKWGINHRKSVLIITVLMFVAAGSLISMVKAEFIPESDTGEFSVKLKLPNGTVLEETERVVQGIEKEILKVPDLDKMTVTVGAGGLSGYSGATPSNSAQLSVALKDGHQPTDAVVEGLRKKFDSIPDAEITLESATGLSTGAAVNINLKGDDMDVLRELSDNLVAGVKSIPGTVNVKSSLNAVREEYEITVNRELASQYGLSATQILSAVNTSFNGSVATSYRTGDDQIDVKISLPEQDRHDWSYLKALRITTSQGIDVPLSSVASIDKRAVPDSVTREDQTRQVQISADIDGSGDILTVKQKIDALLKSTHFPEGYSADTGGGQSEQMMESFINLGIAILLSVVLIYMVMAGQFESLLTPFVIMFSIPPTLIGVLIGLVVTGASLSVSAFTGYIMLVGLVVNNAIVMIDFIIQLRKEGEDRDEAIIHGASERLRPILMTTLATVLALIPMAFAKGDGNETQAPMAVVVVFGLSFAALVTLILIPVVYVILDNIIQKRKNRKLKRQEKRQLKKEAKLQKSVHI